In the Armatimonas rosea genome, GAAACGCCTTCGCCCCGACCAAAAAGTACCCGTTCCATGCCACCCCGATACTCGCGCCTTGGAGCGCATCGGGGGCTTTGGTGAACGCCTTGGTCGCCGGGTCGAAGACTTGTGTCTCGGGCTTGCCAAAGCCAAACTGGCAGAAGAGCCGCCCATCGGGGAGCGCGGAGACATACCGCAGATAGAGGTTGCCGCTTGCCTTGGTCGGGGCCCCGAGGTCCTCCACCGCGCCGGTCTCGACAGTCAGCGCTCCCAGCTTGCCGCCCGGGTAGGTCCCGCCGTAGAGCCGCCCGTCTTTGCCGATTCCAAAGTTCCAGATATAGTCCTCACCGGGGAACTTGGCGGTCTTGACCCACTGCCGCTTGCTGACATCGAAGAGCATGAACATGCCGTCAAAATAGGTCCCGACCGCCAGCAGTGTCTCCGAGAGCTTCTCCAGCGCCCACGCCCCCGAGCCCGCCGGTGCCCGGTGTACCTCGGCCACATCGCGCTGGGCGTCGATCATAATAAGCTCCATGTTCGACGCCTCGTTCATGTTGGTGATGACAAACCACTCGCGGCCCTTGTCGTTGACAATCACCCCGGCGTGTACATTGCGTGCCTGGCACGGCTGTCCTAAAAGTATTGGTTTCATGGTTATTTGCCCCCTGACCCCCGCCCAGCGGGGGGACAATAAGGAAAGGGAATCCTAGAGAATTTGTGGTTGTGTGGGCGGTGCATCGGGCACCACCCAGAGTGCGTTGTCGTATCGAAAGCTGAGCTTCTTGCCACTTGGGAGCCAGTCGAGCTCCTCAAGCGGATAGGGTGAGGTGACGGTTCCCAGGCAGACGCGCTGGCTCCCGTCGAGGCGCATCGTATAGAGTGATTTCTGGCTTCGGTCTGTCGAAGAGGCCGTGAGAAGTGCTAGGCGCTGGTTCTGGGGAGTGTAGGTCACTACCTCCACTTCCTCCTCTTTCGGAAAAGGAATCTTGAACTCCCGCCGGGAGCGCTGGCCCTGCGTGAGCCGGAATTCGTAGCGCCACAGATCAATTTTGGAGTAGACACGCGACTCCCGAACTCCGACGATCAGATCGTCTTTTGGGTTCGCAATGAGGTGGCTTGCTCCAATGACTTGAATTTGCGAACCCCAGCCGCCCGTTGCCTCGCTTGGTTCGCCTAAGGGAATGACTTTTACTTTTGTCGAGCTTGCCAGCTTTCCCGTGACCGCATAGATTTGATTGTCGTCAAAGGCAAGAAATACCCAGGTTTTACTATCCGATAGCCACAGACGTTTTGAGCAAGGAATCAGAGTTTTGTTATTCGATTTGGGAACGAGCCAGAGACAGGGCGAGAAATCGTTCATGGAAAAAGCCCAGACATCGCGTGGGCTATTATCTGTACTATGCTCAAGCACCCATGTCTTATCAGGGGAGAGTGTTCCGCGATAGCGCTGGTTTGTAATGGCACGAGTCGTAATTTTCTCGGAGGGAAGCTCAATAGAAACAGTACGAAAGAGCGGACTTTTTCCAGTGCTTCCTCCGATAAATCTCCACTCTTGTGCCAGGAATTTTCGATCCGTGACCCATCCCAAGAGCACATAACGATCAAGCAGTTTCTGAGAGAGGGCACGAGTTGCATTCTTGAGCAAGCTATCCATAGTATTACTCCTGCACCATTCTACAGTTCCTCAGTTCCTCTTTAGCGGGCTCGGCCCGCTTCGCCGAAGGCGGTCCGAGGCGGGGACTTTCAGGCCCCGCCCTTCCCGTACCACGCCACGATCTTCTTAATCGCAAACGCCACCTCGTCGGCGTCGGTCTCGGTGTTGGCTTCGTTGACGGGGATCATGACACCGGTTTCGAGAATCTGCTCCGCGACCGGGCAGCGCTGCGCTTCCCAATCTACCGTGTCGCAGGCGTGGGGGGCGTGGGCGAAGGCGCTCTTGCCGGTGAAGATGGGGTAGCGGTAGATCGGGTCGCCGATATAGTGGGCTCCGGCGCGGACGCCCTCCGCCGCGAGCGCCTTGGTCAGACCATCGGCATCGGTGCCCAGCGCCTCGGGGACGACACGCAGGAGATAGAACCACCACGAGGGATCGACGCCGTGGGTGGCCTCCGGGAGCGTGATGCCGGGCGTGCCGATTAGCTTGGCGGTCAGTCGGTTGCACCACGCGCGGCGCTTCTCCACAATCCCATCCAGCTTGCGTAGCTGCGCCCGTGCGACCGCGCCCTGGAGCTCGGTCATGCGGTAGTTATTGGCGAGGAAGGTCGGCTGGCGCACGAGGGCATCGGGGCGGCGGTTGTAGCCCTTGTCGGTGGCGAGGCGGAGTTTTTCTGCCAGCGCGTCGTCGTCGGTGAGGACCAGGCCACCGTCGCCGCAGGAGATATGCTTGAACTCATTGAAGGAGAAGCACCCGACTGCCCCACGCGTCCCGACCGGGCAGCCCTTGTAGGTTGCGCCAAACGCCTGGGCGGCGTCCTCGATCAGCGCGAGCCCGTGTCGGTCGCAGAGGGCTTGGAGCGCATCAAGATCGCAGGTGTTGCCCCAGAGATGCACCGCGATAATCGCGCGGGTCTTGGGCGTGATACGCTCCGCCACCGAGTCGGGGTCGAGCGTGTAGCCATGGGGCGTCAGGTCGGCAAAGACCGGGATCGCGCCCTGAAACAGCACCGGGCTGATCGTCCCCATGTCCGTGATGGGCGAGACGATTACTTCGTCGCCGGGGGAGATGCCCAGCGCCATGAGCGCCGTGTGGATCGCCGCCGTGCCGCTGGTGCAGGTGACCGCGTGCTTGACGCCGTACTTTTCCGCGAACTCCGCCTCCAGCAGCTTGACCTTCTTGCCCTGCGCATAAAAGAGCGTGTTCTGTGCCAGCGCCTCCTGAAGCTCACGTAGCTCGTCGTCGCCGTAGCGCGGCTCGCCCACGCCATAGGGTGTCTGTTTGGCTCTCTCGCCACCGAAAAGTGCGGGTGTGTTGTTCATTTTAACCTCGTAACCTCTCCCCAACCCCTCTCCCGGTCGCTCGTTCCTCGCTGGGAAAGGGGCTTTTAAGAGGGAAAGTGAGTGCCCTCAGATTAGCCATGGGAAGCTTCCCGTTCGCGAACTAATTTTTGAAGGCGCTG is a window encoding:
- a CDS encoding DegT/DnrJ/EryC1/StrS family aminotransferase — its product is MNNTPALFGGERAKQTPYGVGEPRYGDDELRELQEALAQNTLFYAQGKKVKLLEAEFAEKYGVKHAVTCTSGTAAIHTALMALGISPGDEVIVSPITDMGTISPVLFQGAIPVFADLTPHGYTLDPDSVAERITPKTRAIIAVHLWGNTCDLDALQALCDRHGLALIEDAAQAFGATYKGCPVGTRGAVGCFSFNEFKHISCGDGGLVLTDDDALAEKLRLATDKGYNRRPDALVRQPTFLANNYRMTELQGAVARAQLRKLDGIVEKRRAWCNRLTAKLIGTPGITLPEATHGVDPSWWFYLLRVVPEALGTDADGLTKALAAEGVRAGAHYIGDPIYRYPIFTGKSAFAHAPHACDTVDWEAQRCPVAEQILETGVMIPVNEANTETDADEVAFAIKKIVAWYGKGGA